From a region of the Phragmites australis chromosome 21, lpPhrAust1.1, whole genome shotgun sequence genome:
- the LOC133903586 gene encoding protein DETOXIFICATION 49-like, which produces MCEGLIGQLLPPCRCNARDGGVGDANQLGAVVVSPDVAVVVVNDSTTTTTCKQQPLVLAHRPSLNRGVAREAASIMRMSLPMMMTGLILYVRPMISMLFLGRLGELALAGGSLAIGFANITGYSVLSGLAMGMEPVCGQAVGAKNLPLVGATMRRMVLLLLAVSVPIAFLWAHMEPLLLLCGQDAAISAAAQRYILLCLPDLLFQSFLHPLRIYLRTQSVNFPLTACAAVAVAIHLPINYLLVSVLGLGVEGVSLASAWANLNLVLLLLAYIYVSGVHRATGGFTLSDKLFKDVTGWIRLARLAVESCASVCLEWWWYEIMILLCGLLANPKATVASMGVLIQTTSLLYIFPSSLSFGVSTRVSNELGANRPGAARAAAHAGLALSALQGLGSFMFALAVRDVWARMFTSDAAILALTASVLPILGLCELGNCPQTTGCGVLRGSARPKDGAHINLGAFYGVGTPFAVALAFWAGQGFKGLWLGLLAAQAACVAVMLVVISRTDWTKQAKLAQVLANVVAPGDDCGRADVNGDGGKDTGPRVKVAAPHGDEDSSLLITVQG; this is translated from the coding sequence ATGTGTGAGGGGCTCATTGGCCAGCTGTTGCCGCCGTGCCGGTGCAATGCCCGCGACGGCGGCGTCGGTGATGCTAATCAGCTCGGCGCGGTCGTCGTCTCTCCGGACGTCGCTGTTGTTGTTGTGAACGATTCGACGACCACGACAACGTGCAAGCAGCAGCCGCTGGTCTTGGCCCACAGGCCGTCGTTGAACAGGGGCGTGGCGAGGGAGGCCGCGTCGATCATGCGGATGTCATTGCCGATGATGATGACGGGTCTCATACTCTATGTCCGGCCGATGATTTCGATGCTCTTTCTTGGCCGGCTCGGCGAGCTCGCGCTCGCCGGCGGGTCCCTCGCCATCGGCTTCGCCAACATCACGGGCTACTCTGTCCTGTCCGGCCTCGCCATGGGAATGGAGCCGGTGTGCGGCCAGGCTGTGGGCGCCAAGAACCTCCCCCTCGTCGGCGCCACCATGCGGCGGatggtgctcctcctcctcgcggtGTCCGTGCCTATCGCCTTCCTCTGGGCGCACATGGAGCCGCTCCTCCTGCTGTGCGGCCAGGACGCGGCGATATCCGCCGCCGCGCAGCGTTACATTCTACTCTGCCTGCCGGACCTCCTCTTCCAGTCGTTCCTACACCCTCTACGCATCTACCTCCGCACCCAGTCCGTCAACTTCCCGCTCACCGCTTGCGCCGCGGTCGCCGTCGCCATCCACCTCCCCATCAACTACCTGCTCGTCTCGGTCCTCGGGCTCGGCGTCGAAGGCGTCTCCCTCGCCTCTGCCTGGGCTAATCTCAacctcgtgctcctcctccttgccTACATCTACGTCTCCGGCGTGCACCGCGCCACCGGTGGCTTCACGCTGTCTGACAAGCTGTTCAAGGACGTTACCGGGTGGATCCGGCTAGCCAGGCTTGCTGTCGAGAGCTGCGCCAGCGTCTGCCTCGAGTGGTGGTGGTACGAGATCATGATCCTTCTCTGCGGCCTCCTGGCCAACCCCAAGGCCACCGTCGCATCCATGGGGGTGCTCATCCAGACGACGTCCCTGCTCTACATCTTCCCGTCGTCGCTCAGCTTCGGCGTGTCGACGCGGGTCAGCAACGAGCTCGGCGCGAACCGCCCGGGCGCCGCGAGAGCGGCGGCCCACGCTGGGCTGGCGCTGAGCGCGCTCCAGGGCCTCGGCTCCTTCATGTTCGCCCTGGCCGTGCGCGACGTGTGGGCGCGCATGTTCACGTCGGATGCCGCCATCCTGGCGCTCACGGCGTCGGTGCTGCCCATCCTCGGGCTGTGCGAGCTCGGCAACTGCCCGCAGACCACCGGCTGCGGGGTGCTCCGCGGGAGCGCACGCCCCAAGGACGGCGCGCACATCAACCTCGGCGCGTTCTACGGCGTCGGCACGCCCTTTGCCGTGGCGCTGGCGTTCTGGGCGGGGCAGGGCTTCAAGGGCCTCTGgctcggcctcctcgccgcgcaGGCCGCTTGCGTCGCCGTGATGCTCGTGGTTATCTCCCGCACGGACTGGACCAAGCAGGCCAAGCTCGCCCAGGTGCTCGCCAATGTTGTCGCTCCCGGCGACGACTGCGGCCGCGCCGATGTGAACGGAGACGGTGGGAAAGACACGGGGCCGCGTGTCAAGGTTGCGGCGCCCCATGGCGACGAGGACTCCAGTTTGCTCATCACTGTGCAGGGCTGA